A region of the Variovorax sp. 54 genome:
TGCTGCAGGAACACCGGCTGCGTGCCGATCGCCTGTTGCAGCCGTCGGCGGTTCTCGGCGACGTGCGCGGCATCGTCGGCCACGTGGTCGCCGAGGTTCAGGCTGTCATAGCGCCCGGCCGACACCCCGCCGTCGCGCGTGGTGCACAGCGCGCGCACGTTCGATGGCGCCGGCCATTCGGGCACCAGCCATTGCGGATTCATCGCGACGTGCCGGCTCAGGCTTCCGCGTCGGGCGACTGCGAGGGCTGCGCGCGCTGGAAGGCGTCGAGCTTCATGCAGGCGTCGAAGGCGGCCATGGTGCGCGGCAGGCCGCTGAAGTCGCAGTCGAAGCGGCGGCCGTTGAAGATCTGCGGCACGAGGCAGCAGTCGGCCATGGTCGGCGTGTCGCCCCAGCAGTAGGTGCCGCCCGGGTGCTGCGCGAGCTGGCGCTCGAACGACAGCAGGCCTTCGCGCACCCAGTGGCGGTACCAGGTGTTCTTGGCTTCGTCGTCGACCTTCAGTTCCTTCACGAGGTACTTGAGCACGCGCAGGTTGTTCAGCGGATGGATCTCGCAGGCGATCGACTGCGCCAGCGCGCGCACATGGGCGCGGCCCACGGGGTCGGTCGGCAGCAGCGCCGGCTCGGGGTGCACTTCGTCGAGGTATTCGATGATGGCCATCGACTGCGAGAAGCGCTCGCCTTCGTCTTCGAGCAGCGGCACGAGCATGTCGGCCGAGATCGCCGAGAAGGGGCCGGTGCGGTGGTCGCCGCGCGCGATGTGCACGGGCACGTAGTCGTAATCGAGGCCCTTCAGTTGAAGGGCGATGCGGACGCGGAACGAGGCGGAGGAGCGGAAATAGTTATGCAGCTTCATGATTTCTCGAGGATAGCGCCCTTGGATTTCACCTTCAGGAGCGGGGTGTGGCCGGGAGCACGCAGCGGAAGTCGTGCAGCCGGGCTTCGGGGTGTTCTTGCTGCCATGCATCGAGCAGATCGCGCGCGGCGGCTTCTTCGCGCGAGGCGATGCCCAGGCGCCACGGCCCGAGCGTGCCGGGCGCCTCGTCGGCGCCGTGGTTGTGCCGGCCCTCGCCGAAAGGGCGGCCTTCGGAGCAGGCGCGGCAGAGCATCTCCATGCTGTCGGTCCAGTTCTCGGCGAAGCCATCCGCGGCCTTGCAGCGCTGCACCAGCGCCTCGATGTCCTCCGAGCTCACGCCTTCCACCGAGACCTCGTAGGTCGCGTGCGCCGACGGCGCAATCAGTTCCAGCGCATCGAACACCGGCACCTCGCGCTCGCCGCGCAGCCGGTAGCCGTTGGGCGCGCCGTCGTGCAGCACCAGGTCGCCGTAGCGGTGGCCGCAGGCGGGCGTGGGCACGTTGCGCAGGATGGCGCGCGCCGGGTCGATGCGGTCGGCCCACACCACCTCGGTGCCCTCGTCGCCGTGCACACGGATCGGCGTGAGCCCGACGAAATAGTCGACCGGCCCTTCGCCTTCGGGAATGCCGATGCCGTACTGGCGCCACGCACGCCGCGCCGTGGGCCAGTCGCCCAGCGCGGTGGCCGCGATGCCCAGGTTCCACAGCGCGCCTTCGTGGCGCGGCTCGCACTGCACGGCGCGCTCGTTGGCCTGCAGCGAGGCGGCCCAGTCGCCGCGGTACTTGTGGATGAGCCCGGCGTTGTACCAGGGTGCCGACCAGTAGGGATGGATGGCGCTGGCCTGCGCGTAGGCGGCCAGGGCGCCGTCTTGATCGCCGGCATCGTCGCGTTCGCGACCGAGTTCGTTGAAGGCGGTGGCCTTGCCGGCTTTGCCGAGTCGGAGGGGCATGGTGAAACGAGGGGAGAAAAGAGGTCGGGGAAACGCGCAGAAGCGCCTATTGTGGGCCGCCGCAAAATCCCGAGTCCGGCGTGCCGGCAAGCCCGTGCCGCCTCTGGCACACTGCCGGTCTCCCCTCCCGTTTCGCTGAAAAAGGACACCTTCCCATGGCTTCCGAGTTTGTTTTTGCCCCGCCGGCCACCGTTTCGGTGCCGGTGGTCGGTCAGCCCGCCCGCTTTCCGGTGCACCGCATCTACTGCGTGGGCCGCAACTACGAAGATCACGCCAAGGAAATGGGTTTCACCGGCCGCGAGCCGCCCTTCTTCTTCATGAAGCCGGCCGACGCGCTGGTGACGGTCGATGCCGGCCAGACCGGCTCCATGGCCTACCCCACGCTCACGAAGAACCTGCACCACGAGATCGAACTCGTGGTGGCCATCGGCACCGGCGGCAAGAACATCAAAGCGGCCGACGCCCACAAGCACATCTACGGCTACGCCGTCGGCCTGGACATGACGCGCCGCGACCTGCAGAACGACATGAAGAAGCAGGGCCGCCCCTGGGA
Encoded here:
- a CDS encoding fumarylacetoacetate hydrolase family protein, which codes for MASEFVFAPPATVSVPVVGQPARFPVHRIYCVGRNYEDHAKEMGFTGREPPFFFMKPADALVTVDAGQTGSMAYPTLTKNLHHEIELVVAIGTGGKNIKAADAHKHIYGYAVGLDMTRRDLQNDMKKQGRPWDIGKSFEQSAPIGPIVPVAQAGNAEQAEISLQVNGEDRQRSTVSKLIWNVAETIEHLSAAWELQPGDLIFTGTPEGVAAVVAGDTLVGQVAGLPALTVKIV
- the maiA gene encoding maleylacetoacetate isomerase, which gives rise to MKLHNYFRSSASFRVRIALQLKGLDYDYVPVHIARGDHRTGPFSAISADMLVPLLEDEGERFSQSMAIIEYLDEVHPEPALLPTDPVGRAHVRALAQSIACEIHPLNNLRVLKYLVKELKVDDEAKNTWYRHWVREGLLSFERQLAQHPGGTYCWGDTPTMADCCLVPQIFNGRRFDCDFSGLPRTMAAFDACMKLDAFQRAQPSQSPDAEA